A region from the Corylus avellana chromosome ca7, CavTom2PMs-1.0 genome encodes:
- the LOC132186440 gene encoding cycloartenol synthase-like codes for MTLQRAINFYSTIQADDGHWPGDYGGPMFLIPGLVITLSITGTLNVVLSKEHQCEICRYLYNHQNEDGGWGLHIEGPSTMFGTVLNYVTLRLLGEPEDGLGAVEKARKWILDHGGATAITSWGKMWLSVLGVYEWSGNNPLPPEVWLCPYLLPFHPGRMWCHCRMVYLPMSYLYGKRFVGPITSTIQSLRKELYTGPYREIDWNKARNDCAKERNWYPIDKPTRAQPINRYNKTYVR; via the exons ATGACCTTACAAAGGGCCATCAATTTCTACTCAACAATCCAGGCAGATGATGGTCATTGGCCTGGGGATTATGGGGGTCCCATGTTTCTAATTCCTGGTTTG GTGATTACTCTTTCAATTACTGGAACTCTAAATGTCGTCTTATCAAAGGAACATCAATGTGAGATTTGCAGATATCTATACAATCATCAG AATGAAGATGGGGGTTGGGGTCTACATATCGAGGGCCCAAGCACCATGTTTGGTACTGTACTCAATTATGTTACTTTGAGATTGCTTGGTGAACCTGAGGATGGACTAGGGGCAGTGGAAAAAGCACGGAAGTGGATCTTGGATCATGGTGGTGCAACTGCAATCACTTCATGGGGGAAAATGTGGCTTTCA GTACTTGGAGTGTACGAATGGTCTGGGAATAATCCACTGCCGCCAGAAGTATGGCTTTGCCCTTACCTTCTCCCATTTCATCCAG GAAGGATGTGGTGTCATTGCCGAATGGTGTATTTGCCCATGTCCTATTTATATGGTAAGAGGTTTGTTGGTCCTATCACATCCACAATCCAATCTTTGAGAAAGGAGCTTTATACAGGCCCTTATCGTGAAATCGATTGGAATAAGGCTCGCAATGATTGTGCAAAG GAAAGGAACTGGTATCCAATTGACAAGCCCACACGGGCACAACCCATTAACAGATACAACAAGACTTATGTTCGATGA